The following are encoded together in the Juglans microcarpa x Juglans regia isolate MS1-56 chromosome 2D, Jm3101_v1.0, whole genome shotgun sequence genome:
- the LOC121248740 gene encoding transcription factor MYB93-like, translating to MGRPPSCDESGQKKGPWTPEEDQKLVKYIQKHGHESWRALPKLAGLNRCGKSCRLRWINYLRPDIKRGKFSQEEEQTILNLHAVLGNKWSAIASHLPGRTDNEIKNFWNTHLKKKLIQRGFDPMTHRPRTDVFSSLPLLIAMANLKEILDHRSWEEQAVKLQAEVAVQMAANLQYLRYLFQPLASNGTTTNSINSFTTEMETSTHFNLLSSIKDIDLGLSSSQLDTPTQSLVTSTLKRPEHDAIPFSHLPDLQIIPCAYETPLDKGTNVQAPEYTAFSLGEDSANTPWLASSSSNPSPISVALPMTESSINKLGDVCSTSSYEGAAPSFWPDLLLEDLLFHEIP from the exons ATGGGAAGGCCTCCTTCTTGTGATGAGAGTGGCCAGAAGAAAGGCCCTTGGACACCTGAAGAAGACCAAAAGCTTGTCAAATATATCCAGAAACATGGACATGAAAGTTGGAGAGCTCTTCCAAAACTTGCGG GGCTAAATAGATGCGGGAAGAGTTGCAGATTAAGATGGATAAACTACTTAAGGCCTGACATAAAGAGAGGAAAATTTTCCCAAGAAGAAGAACAGACAATTCTGAATCTCCATGCCGTTCTTGGCAACAA ATGGTCGGCAATCGCAAGCCACCTACCCGGTCGTACGGACAATGAAATCAAGAATTTCTGGAACACCCATCTGAAGAAAAAGCTCATTCAGAGGGGATTTGATCCCATGACCCACCGTCCTCGAACCGATGTCTTCTCAAGCTTGCCTCTTCTTATAGCTATGGCTAATCTGAAGGAGATTTTGGACCATCGCTCATGGGAAGAACAGGCTGTGAAACTACAAGCAGAGGTGGCTGTTCAAATGGCGGCTAATCTTCAATACCTGCGATATCTCTTCCAACCTCTAGCATCCAACGGAACTACCACAAACAGCATAAACAGTTTCACTACTGAAATGGAGACTTCTACTCATTTCAATTTACTCTCTTCAATCAAAGATATTGATTTAGGTTTGAGTTCATCTCAATTGGACACCCCAACACAATCTCTTGTAACATCCACCCTTAAACGGCCAGAACATGATGCTATCCCCTTCTCTCATCTGCCTGACTTGCAGATCATCCCATGCGCATATGAAACACCTCTAGATAAGGGAACTAATGTTCAAGCTCCTGAGTATACTGCGTTCAGCCTAGGAGAAGACTCTGCTAATACTCCATGGCTTGCTTCATCTTCAAGTAATCCATCTCCTATTTCTGTGGCTCTGCCTATGACAGAGTCTTCTATCAACAAGTTAGGCGATGTTTGTAGTACTTCAAGCTACGAAGGAGCTGCCCCTTCCTTTTGGCCTGATCTCCTCCTCGAGGACCTTTTATTTCATGAGATTCCTTAG